From one Bacteroides fragilis NCTC 9343 genomic stretch:
- a CDS encoding glycosyltransferase, protein MILILTLIDWILFVPLALCVAYLLVYAIASKFYRAPHYPEADKLHRIAVFFPAYREDKVIIDSVRSFLEQDYPKEMYDVYVISDHMQDSTNKALSRLPIRLLVATYEDSSKAKALLLGISTIEEDGKAKGLGNRQLAFMYDIAVVMDADNVTVPGFLSEVNRAYSAGVQAMQAHRTGKNLNTDIALLDGVSEEINNGFFRSGHNALGLSAGLAGSGMAFDYFWYYDAVQSLETAGEDKELELTLLECRMHTVYLENLPVYDEKTQKKENIKNQRRRWMAAQFGILCEGLSFIKSVKQMEGWWRWWPSFDLVDKIIQWMLPPRLVQLVAVFGFTLLTTLVHRPVASKWWILSAAQVAAMFIPVPARLLNGRLLKALMQVPSLALGTIASLFHLKGANKKFIHTEHGE, encoded by the coding sequence ATGATACTCATACTAACCTTGATCGACTGGATCCTGTTCGTTCCGTTGGCACTTTGCGTAGCCTATCTGCTAGTGTACGCTATTGCGTCCAAATTCTATCGTGCGCCCCACTATCCGGAAGCGGACAAATTGCACCGCATCGCCGTCTTCTTCCCGGCCTACCGGGAAGACAAAGTCATCATTGACTCCGTACGCTCTTTCCTTGAGCAGGACTACCCCAAAGAAATGTACGATGTATACGTCATCTCCGACCACATGCAGGACTCCACCAACAAAGCCCTGAGCCGACTCCCTATCCGCCTGCTGGTGGCTACCTACGAAGACAGTTCCAAGGCCAAAGCCCTCCTACTGGGCATCAGCACCATCGAGGAAGACGGAAAGGCGAAAGGACTAGGCAACCGCCAATTGGCCTTTATGTATGACATTGCCGTGGTGATGGATGCCGACAACGTGACCGTACCCGGATTCCTTTCCGAGGTGAACCGTGCCTACTCCGCCGGAGTGCAGGCGATGCAAGCCCACCGCACAGGCAAAAACCTGAATACGGACATTGCCTTGCTCGACGGAGTGAGCGAGGAGATCAACAATGGATTTTTCAGGAGCGGACACAACGCCCTCGGATTGTCTGCCGGACTGGCAGGCTCGGGCATGGCTTTTGATTACTTCTGGTATTACGATGCCGTGCAAAGCCTGGAAACCGCAGGAGAGGACAAAGAGCTGGAACTTACGCTACTTGAGTGCAGGATGCACACCGTCTATCTGGAAAACCTACCTGTCTACGACGAAAAAACGCAAAAAAAAGAGAACATCAAGAATCAGCGCCGGCGCTGGATGGCAGCGCAATTCGGCATCTTGTGTGAGGGACTGTCCTTCATAAAAAGCGTCAAGCAGATGGAAGGATGGTGGCGGTGGTGGCCCTCTTTCGATCTGGTCGATAAAATCATCCAATGGATGCTCCCTCCGCGCCTGGTGCAACTGGTAGCCGTTTTCGGATTCACTCTGCTTACCACACTGGTCCACCGTCCGGTAGCGTCTAAATGGTGGATATTGTCGGCAGCACAGGTTGCCGCCATGTTTATCCCTGTTCCAGCCCGCCTGCTCAACGGTAGGCTACTAAAAGCACTAATGCAGGTGCCTTCGCTGGCATTGGGGACCATAGCCAGCCTGTTCCACCTCAAAGGGGCCAATAAGAAATTTATACATACCGAACACGGTGAGTGA
- a CDS encoding glycosyltransferase family 2 protein encodes MKQTPPLISFITICYNGLDDTCMLIESLRDTISSVSYEIIVVDNASRQDEASLIQERYPFVRTLRSEKNLGFSGGNNLGIQIAQGKYLFLINNDTYLTEDGLPALIERLESDPRIGAVSPKIRFAFPPQSIQFAGYTKLSRYTMRNKALGMGCPDDGTFDTPRPSAYLHGAALMLKREVIWKAGLMPEIYFLYYEELDWCTSMTRAGYQLWYEPRCTIFHKESQSTGRQSPLRTFYMMRNRMLYAWRNLPGMERCLAIAYQMLIVAPKDSLCFVLKGEPKLAKAVWHGVKGFWKLC; translated from the coding sequence ATGAAACAAACGCCTCCTTTGATATCTTTTATCACCATCTGTTACAATGGGCTGGACGACACTTGCATGTTGATAGAATCGCTACGCGACACGATCAGTTCCGTCAGTTATGAAATCATTGTGGTGGACAACGCATCCCGCCAGGATGAAGCCTCCCTGATACAGGAGCGGTATCCCTTTGTACGGACTCTCCGCAGCGAGAAAAACCTCGGATTCTCGGGAGGAAACAATCTCGGAATACAGATAGCACAAGGAAAATACCTGTTCCTGATCAATAACGACACCTACCTGACCGAAGACGGACTGCCCGCCCTGATAGAACGGTTGGAGAGCGATCCCCGCATCGGGGCTGTATCACCTAAAATCCGTTTTGCCTTTCCGCCGCAAAGCATTCAATTTGCCGGATATACCAAGCTCAGCCGGTATACGATGCGCAATAAAGCATTGGGCATGGGATGTCCGGACGACGGGACTTTCGACACTCCACGCCCCAGCGCCTACCTTCACGGAGCTGCGCTGATGCTGAAACGGGAGGTCATCTGGAAAGCCGGACTGATGCCGGAGATCTATTTTCTCTATTACGAGGAGCTGGACTGGTGTACCAGCATGACGCGTGCCGGCTATCAGCTGTGGTACGAGCCGCGCTGCACCATCTTCCACAAAGAGAGCCAAAGTACCGGGCGGCAAAGCCCTCTCCGCACCTTTTATATGATGCGAAACCGAATGCTTTACGCCTGGCGCAACCTCCCGGGAATGGAACGTTGCTTGGCTATCGCTTACCAAATGCTGATCGTAGCTCCCAAAGACAGCCTGTGCTTCGTCCTGAAAGGAGAGCCCAAGCTGGCAAAAGCCGTCTGGCACGGAGTGAAGGGTTTCTGGAAGCTGTGTTGA
- a CDS encoding glycosyltransferase family 2 protein, which yields MEQCNERPKVSVIIPVYNTCNYVQEALESICQQTLEELEIIVIDDGSTDCSRAIVEEIAIKDTRIQVYKQSNQGLSITRNQGLKFSTGEYIYFMDSDDFLEPDALELCYRKCTKEALDFVFFDAETFTIEPNIPESSFDYQRTLDLPEKICSGIDMLKTQLKTYKFKSSVCLNLFHREFICEERLSFYPGILHEDQLFMIQAYLHASKTGFIRRSFFHRRIRTNSIMTKKFTWKNMEGYLTVTNELLRELPIYPKTYHHTIFFFLRQMLDAAVWQAHTLSLPQRIKLFSLCLKYYRPYVTMRTLMVLLLKTSIHPRQ from the coding sequence ATGGAACAATGCAATGAACGTCCTAAAGTTAGCGTTATTATCCCTGTATATAACACCTGTAATTACGTACAGGAAGCACTGGAAAGTATTTGTCAGCAGACACTGGAAGAATTGGAAATTATCGTAATTGATGACGGCTCTACCGATTGTAGTAGAGCAATCGTGGAAGAAATTGCAATCAAGGACACACGGATTCAAGTTTATAAACAATCTAATCAAGGACTTTCTATAACACGTAATCAGGGACTGAAATTTTCTACTGGGGAATATATTTATTTCATGGATAGTGATGACTTTTTAGAGCCTGATGCACTTGAATTATGTTATCGTAAATGCACAAAAGAAGCTCTTGATTTTGTTTTCTTCGATGCTGAAACGTTCACAATTGAACCGAACATACCCGAAAGCTCCTTCGACTACCAAAGAACTTTAGATCTACCTGAAAAGATATGTTCAGGCATAGACATGTTAAAAACACAACTAAAAACATACAAGTTCAAATCATCGGTTTGCCTAAACTTATTTCACCGAGAGTTCATTTGTGAAGAGAGACTTTCATTTTATCCCGGTATATTACACGAAGATCAACTCTTCATGATACAAGCTTATTTGCATGCTTCTAAAACAGGATTCATTCGTCGTTCTTTCTTCCATAGGCGTATCAGAACAAACTCTATCATGACTAAAAAATTCACATGGAAAAATATGGAAGGATATCTTACTGTAACTAACGAATTATTAAGAGAACTCCCAATTTATCCAAAAACATATCACCATACAATATTCTTTTTTTTACGACAGATGCTGGATGCAGCTGTATGGCAAGCACATACATTATCTTTACCTCAACGTATAAAACTATTCAGCCTCTGTCTCAAATATTATAGGCCATATGTAACTATGCGAACGCTAATGGTATTATTACTAAAAACATCCATCCATCCCAGACAATAA